TATCAAAGTGGGCTACAACATTTACATTACAACAAGATATTTCCTTGCCAAAAGATTATAAAATGAATCTTTCAGCACATTGGTTTTCATCGGAGTTGCTTGGTTTGTACAGTACAAAAGCAACAGGTTATGTAGATTTTGGAATAAAAAAAACATTTCTAAATAAAAAATTAGTAGCGCAACTGACTATAAGTGATATATTTAATACCAACCATTATGAAGCCTATTCTCAAAGTGATATTATAGATTATTATTATAACAACAAACCAGATTCAAGAAGGTTTGGTATAACTTTACTTTATCACTTAGGAGGAAATTTAGTGAAAGAAAATAGAAAAAGAACAGAAGAGCAAAAAAGATTATGATTTTTTCTAAGTTAAATTACCAGATAGAGTTTCATAAAAAAAACAAAGAATGCCGCTCTAAAAAGACGGCATTCTTTGTTTTTTATCACGGTGTTTGTTTTCAGTAAATTAAAGGATATTATGTGTTAAAGTAGATTTTATTTCTAAACAAAAATTTTAAACAAAAAAAATACAATTAAAATAGTACCAATAAGTAGAATGAAAATTTTCTTAAATGCTTTTTTGTTTTCTGGTTTCATATTTTTTTTATTGAAAATTATATTTTAAGTAATTCACGATTTTTTAACTACTAATTTAATATATAGAGCTATATTTTTCAATATTTTAAAGAAGAACAAGCCTCTATTAAGAGGCTTGTTCTTTTAGTTTTTAGTGTGAAGTTTTAATTTCTGAAACTAGTCTTTTTTCTAAACACCATATTGATACGATACTTAGCTTCACTCCCGAAGATATCTATATCATCGCCACCACCTACACCTAAAGTTCCAGCAGTTGCATTATATGCATCTACATACTCAAAGCCTAGTTTAGAAAGTGCGTTTAATAAATCGGTTTGGTTTCTTATTTTTAATTTTTTTCTATTTTGTAGTAATGTTTCCAATTCTTCTAAGATATTTTGATAATCAGATTTTTTAGAGTCTATGGTAATATTTATACCCCCTAATAGTTTAGTGTTTTCAGAGGTTATAACTACATATTCTGGTAAGTCATTAACGCTTATGATACTTTTATCTACATGTTTAAGTTCTTGTGCTGATAATGATATAGATGTTAATACGATGATTACTGTTAAAATGTTTTTTATCACTTTCATTGTTTTTAATTGTTATTTAGGCTTTTATTGTTCTATAAATTTGGTGGCAACAGTCCAGTTTTTTATTTCTTGATCTTTCATCCAGTACATGTCGTCTGCATGAGCTGATTCTAAGGTTAGGAAGTAAAAGTCAGGACCTTTATCAACTCCTAAACACATTGTGAAATAAGTTAATTGATATTGGTGAGCTGGGTGATCTTTAGGTAAATCATTTGCGCTTATTCCATTGCCTCCCCAAGAATGGATACCTAACTTAGCACCTTTAGTTACAATACGTTCTTTACCTGCGCAAAACAAGTCTACTCCGCCTGATGAAATTTCACTGTCAGCCAATACCTTGGTGTTCAATCCAGCTTCACGAATTAACCTTCCTGTATGCATATTTACTTCGTCGTTAATTGAGCCTGGTACATTTTGTAAGACAACGGTTTTAACTTCAGGATGTTCTTTTATTAAGTATTTAAATTGTTTATAGGCTTTGGTACCCAAGGTTCCGTTAAGGAAAACTTCATCTCCTTTTACTTTTAAAGTGGTGTCTCCCATTCCTACTAACTCTTCACCAGCTATTAATTTAAAGGGTACTGTCTTTTCAGTATTCATATATTTTAATCTTCCTTGGCTGGTAAACTTATCCTTATTGTCTGTTATATACATTCTTGCTTGGGAAGTTCCAGAGGCACGCACAGCTTTTTGCATTTCTTCTTGGTTTTCACCAAAATCCATAATATGCCCTTCTATAAGGATAGCTTGTAGGTTGTTAACTTTTTTTTCTTTAAAAACACCCATTTGTATTAGAGTATACTGTTGATTATTTTCTTCATAAACAGTAATAGCAAATATCTGTTTACCCTCTCTTTCTGGCATAAAGAAGGTTGTTACTTTGGCATCGCCATCTATTGTAAGTCCGTAATTTTTGGCAGCATTAATCTGCTCAGTAACCACACTATCTATATTTTCTTTGGTAATATTAGTGTCAAATTCAGTAAAATTAGCCCAGCATTTTTCTTTGTACCAGTACCCTTTTTTTCTTTCACATTTTTTGAGGCTATTCGCTTTTTTTGTTTTTAATAAATGTTTAAGTGATTGTGCCTGTACATTACTAGCTAATGAAATAGCTAGGATAATCATAACTACTACGATTTTACTCATAATTATTCTCATTTTTTAAAATTTTTAAAGATTAAGTAGCTTACATATAGTGTTACAATAAGTAAGAAGGGGAGTATAAAAATCAAATCTACTCTGATTACTGTCTTAGTGTAATTAGTATTTGTTATCCATTTTTGTATTTGAACCTCCCAAACTATATAACTGCTCCACAATAGAAACAAGAAAACCAGTAGAATTTTGTTCGTTTTGTTTGTAAACTTGTTTATGTTGTATAGCTATTTGTTTTTGCTATACAAAGATTTCTGAAAAAAAGTAATCAGCCCAAGAATGGGGGGAGAGTAGAGGTTTGGATTTCGGATTTCAGTACAAAAGAACTATAAAATTGAGTGTTTATGTGCACAATTCAGGAATCAGGACAAGGTATTATGAATTTGAGAATTCTTTTGGTAGAAAAGTCAAAAACCAGAATTGAACTACTTAAGTTCTTTTATAAATGGAGAAATATGTTAGTTGTTTTGCTTTTGAAATAGTGTAGGTGTTGTACCTACAATTTTCTTGAAGGCAGCATAGAAAGCACTTTTGCTATTAAAGCCTACTTCGTTGGAAATACCTTCGATACTTAAATTTTGAGCCATTGATGAAAGTAATAATTCCTTTGCTTTCTCAATCCTAAAGGTGTTAATATAGGTGTTGAAATTTACGTTTCTAACTTTATTAATGGCGCTTGAAACTGTTCTTGGATGTTCTTTAACGGCTTCAGCCACTTCAACAATTGTAAGATCTTCTTTTATATAAAGTTTATTCAAGGTTATGTAATCAGTAACTTTTTCAACTAATTGTTCTTGTTTTTCTAAGCTCACTTTTCTATGAGAGGCTTTTTTTTCTGTTATGATATTATGAGTTTTCTTAACATTAGATAATTGGCTAGTAGTAGGAACTGTACTATTGAATACTACATCTTGGAACGACGGGGAAATGTTTTTTTGCAAGATACCTCGAAGTGAAACCCAATACAGCAAAGCAACATTTACTAATGAAAGAATAAGGTTTACCCAAAATGATTCATTGAAAAATGCTGCAAAGATGCTAGAAATTACATATAGGAGACCAATGATAACAAATAGTTTTGCCCATTGCAATTCTCGTTTTTCCGTTTTTGAAAATTGATTCCGTACTTCCCGTATATGTAAGTTAATCCACCAAACGGTTTTTATAGCTATCCAGATGGAATAAAGCATCCCTAATAATGAAAATAGAGAATAAGGAACTGATTCATAAATAGTAGTTTGTATATCTAAGGGGGAAAAGAAAACTATTAATTGAAAAATAAATGATAGTATTCCTGGATATAGATAGATATGATTTGATTTTTCAGGAAATACAGAGATATGCCTAACATACTTGTAAAATAAAGGAAACAAAAGCCAAATAAAGTCAAATGGTAAATAGGTGAGTTGTGGGTAGTATTCTACCAGTTTAATGTCTGTTAGTATAGAAGGTATAAATTCTAGTGAATAAGCTAAAATAAACAGCCCCAAGAATAGAGTAGACTTCCTTTTGTTTTGGTGTACAAATAATAATAACGACCCGAGAATAACCCCTTGTACTACGCCAAGAATATCTATAAGGGAAATTATGTTATAGTTTAAATCCAAAATTTTATTAAAATGCAAAGATGGTAATTTTTTAGCTCAGGTGAATTTAAAAAAGTACCCTTCTCAAAGTTTATTTTTTTGGGTGAAAAATAAAAGTAAAATACTTCTGTAGATTAAATTGATTCGACTTACTGCCTCGCGTAATAATGATAATCTTTAATCACAGTATCTATAAATTGAGCAGGTTTTTGCTCGGTAGTAATTCCTGTTAACTCAATAACTTTTGTATGTAGTTTTAAAATTACTTTATGATTTCTTTTCTTCATGGCATCTCTATATACTCTTGTGATAGTATGAATATCATTATCACTCAATAACGTTACCTGTGAATAGGTAGGTGTGTAGTTATCTACTACATCGCTTGCAATAGTATCTTTTAACGTAATTCTTTTCTTTTCAGATATTACAGTAGTTCCTGCAGCAATATCTCCTAAACGTTGCCCTTTTCCGTTTAATAAAATTGTAAGAACTGCAACAGAACCACTAGCTAAAGTAAAATCAACAAAACGTAGCAGCCATCTAATTAAATAACTTCCAAAAGTAGGCTTAGAACCATCTAGCTTAACTACTCTTATTTGGTTGAAGTATTTACCAGGTGTTTGTCCGTTCATTAAAATTTCAAAAAGCAAGCTGTAGAAGAATACAGGCAGCCCTAATAAAACAAACAGACTCATATATTCCATACTCATAGGTATATCTAACATACCTATTATAATAGCAATGATAATGTAGTACCCAACAATAAATAAGGCATCGATTAAATAAGAACCGATACGAGTAGTAACGTGTGCTACATTTTGACTAATAGCAATGTTTTGAGCTGTTTCTATTTGAAAATTATCCATGAACTAGTTTTTCACTTTTTTTTGTTGATATTTATGCAACTTTTTTTAGTTTAGCGAAGATAAAAATATTCTATGATTAGAGAAACTTCTCAACAAACATGCTTTAATTTTTTAAATACATGAGAGAAGCTGCTTTTGTAAATAAAAATAAAGAAAAGTGGCAACTTTTTGAAGATGCGCTGTATAACAAAAAAGTTATTTCACCAGATAAATTATCTGATTTATATGTGGAGTTGACTGATGATTTAAGTTACGCTAAAACCTTTTATCCGAACGGAAATACGGTGATATACTTAAATTCTATAGCTTCTGCTGCACATCAAAAAATTTATAAAACTAAAAAAGAAAGCAAAAACAGGTTTATTAGTTTTTTTAAAACGGAATTCCCTTTGATGTTTTATAGCTACCAAAAACAGCTACTTATAGCGTTTTTAGTATTTGCTTTTTTCTCTATTTGTGGTGCTTTTTCAGCCGCAACTGATATTGATTTTTTCCGCCTTATTTTAGGAGACGGTTATGTAAACATGACCTTAGAAAATATTGAAAATGGAGATCCAATGGCAGTATATAAAAAAGCAAATGAAGTTGATATGTTTATTGGGATTACCATTAATAACATACGAGTTGCTATGTATGCTTTTGTGTTAGGGATACTATTTTCGGTAGGTACTTTATATATTATGATGCAAAACGGAATAATGCTAGGTTCGTTTTTGTATTTCTTTTACGATAAAGGATTGTTTTGGGAATCGTCAAGAACCATTTGGATTCACGGAACCATAGAAATATCAGTAATTGTTATTGCAGGATGTGCAGGACTGGTATTAGGTAATGGAATATTATTTCCTAAAACTTATTCAAGATTAGAATCGTTTAAAAGAAGCATGAAAGACGGATTAAAAATAATGGTAAGTACCATTCCATTTTTTATTGTAGCAGGATTTTTAGAAGGTTTTGTAACCCGTCATACAGAAATGCCCGATTGGTTAGCAATCTTAATAATTGCTACTTCACTAGCACTCATTATATTTTATTACGTCATATACCCAATTAGAGTTTATAAAAATCAACAAACCCATGCATAAAGAATACGTAGAGTTTAAAAAAGAAAGAGATTTAGGAAGTATTATTTCAGATGCTTTTAAGTTTATAAGATTAGAGGGGAAGCAGTTCTTTTTAACCATTTTAAAAGTAGCAGCAATACCTATTGTTATAGCTGTAGCAGCTATGATTTATTACATGATGTCTATTTCATCAATAGTGAGTGATGATGCAAGTGGAGTTGCAGGAATGATGGGAGCGGTGTTTATTATGATGATAGCTTATTTAGTAGCTATCGTTTATATAAACTTGGCAGGTATGTATTATATTAAATCGTATATAGACAATAAAGGTATTGTAAGACAAGAAGATGTAGTAACTAATACAAAAGCTAAATTTTGGTCGTTTACAGGCTTTGGTATTTTAGCAGGGTTAATATTGTTTGCTAGTGCAATGCTATGTGTATTGCCAGTGTTTTATACTTGGCCAGCATTATCTTTAGGAGCTTCGATTTTAGTATTTGAAAACGAAACAGCTTCTGGAGCAGTAGGAAAATGTTTCAACTTTATAAGTGGATATTTTTGGGAAACTTTTGGGGTGATTTTCGTTGTGTCTATTTTAGTAAGTATTTTAGGATATGTTTTTCAAATACCAGCAACTATATATCAATTAATAAGCATGGGGATAGGTTCAGGAAGTGATGATCCAGCGCAAGTTTTTGGTTTTTTTAGTGATCCTATTTATTTGATTTTAAATGTTATTTCAATAGCAGGTCAGCTAATGTTTTATTCAATAACCTTAATAACCAATGTACTTTTGTACTTCGATATTAATGAAAGAAAAAATTTGACGGGGACTATTGAAAGAATTGATAGCATAGGACAGTAATCTTTTGAAGCAGTTTCTTTTTTACATAGCGTTTTTTATTTGCTCAATCACTGTTTTTTCTCAGGAAGGAAAAAGAGAGGTGCAGTATGATGATACTATTATTGAACAAAAAAAGTTTGATGCTCAAAAAATAGAAGAGTACAAGCAAAAAGATGAATTTATATACATCGTAGAAAAAAGAGAACCTACTATTTTAGAAAAAATATGGGATTGGTTAAAACGAACCATCATAAAAATTCTCTCTTATATTTTTGATGATATTACTCCAGCAGTAGGATTTTTACGCGTTGTTTTAAAAGCGTTACCATATGTAATTGCAGGATTAGTGTTGTACTTTATTATTAAATTCTTTTTAAAAGTAAATGCACGTAATATTATTGACGGTAAAAAAAACAAACCTATTGTACACTTATCGAAAGAGGAGGAGTTAATTAAAGATAAAGATTTACCCAAGTTAATTCAGAAAGCAATTTCAGAAGGGAACTATCAGTTGGCAATACGTTATTACTATTTACTATTACTAAAAAACCTTTCTGACAAAGATTTTATCTCTTGGCAACAAGAAAAAACGAATGAAGATTATATAAAAGAACTATCGTCAAAAAAGCAATTGCATAGCGATTTTAAAAAGTTAACTTACTTGTATGATTATGTGTGGTATGGTGAGTTTTCAATAGATAAAGAAAAATTCTTACAAGCGGAAAGTAATTTTAAAAACACGCTAGCTAAAATATACTAATTTGGATAAAAAATTAAAAATATACATTGGTTTGTTGGTGCTTATAGTGCTCGGTATTTTTTATGTTGAGTCTGTAAAGCCTAAAGAAATCAATTGGTATCCAAGTTATGCAGCAAAACATAAAATTCCGTATGGTACATATGTACTGCATAAAGAAATGCCGAGTTTATTTCCAAAAAGCGAAGTAAAAGATGTATATCAAAATCCGTATGTATACTTAAAAGACGATAAGAATAACGGAACGTATTTTTTTCTTGATAATAAAGTAAATTTTGACAAAGATGAGTTGAATCAGCTTTTAGAGTTTGCAGAAAGAGGGAATGATGTGTTTATAGCAACAAATGGCATACATTTAGATACATTGCAGATTCAAACAAGCTATTTAACTACTTCAGCGTTTGAGGAAAAGGCCTATCAAAAAATGAGTAATCCTATTTTTGGAGGAAAAGAATATCATTTTGATAGAGATTTTTCAAAGCTGTATTTTTCTGAAGTAGATACTCTTAATACAACTGTTTTAGGTGAGTTGGTAGTAAGGAATGAAAATGATTCTATTATTAGCAAAAAACCAAACTTTATAAAAGTAAACCACGGTCAAGGAAACTTCTATTTACATACATTTCCACAAGCATTTACCAATTACAATATGTTGTTAGATAGCAATTATGAATATGTAGCTAATGTGTTATCGTACTTAAATAATCAACAAAAAAATGAAACGGGGGCTGGGGGAGGCTCTAATAGTAGAAGTGCCATTTTATGGGATACCTATTATAAAACAGGAAAAAGTAGAATAACCTCACCTATGCATTATATCCTGTCAACCAAATCGTTAAAATGGGCATATTATATAGGATTGATAGGGGTGTTATTTTTTATTATTTTTAAAGGAAAACGTAATCAGCGATTAATTCCTGTTATTACACCGTTAAAAAATCAAACACTGGCTTTTACCCGTACTATAGCCAATATGTATTATGAAAAATCAGATCATAAAAATATAGCTGAACATAAAATCAATTATTTTTTAGAGTATATCAGAATAAAATATCGATTATCAACTTTAAACATAGATGAGCGTTTTTATAAGAACCTAGCTAACAGAAGTGGTAATTCAGAAGAAAAAGTAGTTACTTTATTTAAAAAGATAGAGCAAATACAGTTAAAATCAAGTATAACCGAAGAAGATTTAGTAGCCTTAAATAAAGCTATTGAAGATTTTAAAGCATATAAAAAACAATAGGATGCATACAGAAAACAATCCAATAGAAAATACGAATGAGTTATTTTCAAGTAGAATAGATTTGTCAAAGTTAAAAGAAGCGGTTGTAAAAATAAAAGAGCAACTAGGGAAAGTAATTGTAGGTCAAGAAGGGTTTATAGAGTTGCTGTTAGTTTCTTTACTAGCTGACGGACACGTATTGATTGAAGGTGTTCCTGGAGTTGCTAAAACGGTAACAGCAAAACTATTAGCAAAAACCATTGCAACCGATTTCAGTCGAATTCAGTTTACGCCTGATTTAATGCCTTCGGATGTGTTAGGAACTTCAGTTTTAAACATGAAAACATCTGATTTTGAGTTTAAAAA
The nucleotide sequence above comes from Tenacibaculum singaporense. Encoded proteins:
- a CDS encoding stage II sporulation protein M; translated protein: MREAAFVNKNKEKWQLFEDALYNKKVISPDKLSDLYVELTDDLSYAKTFYPNGNTVIYLNSIASAAHQKIYKTKKESKNRFISFFKTEFPLMFYSYQKQLLIAFLVFAFFSICGAFSAATDIDFFRLILGDGYVNMTLENIENGDPMAVYKKANEVDMFIGITINNIRVAMYAFVLGILFSVGTLYIMMQNGIMLGSFLYFFYDKGLFWESSRTIWIHGTIEISVIVIAGCAGLVLGNGILFPKTYSRLESFKRSMKDGLKIMVSTIPFFIVAGFLEGFVTRHTEMPDWLAILIIATSLALIIFYYVIYPIRVYKNQQTHA
- a CDS encoding DUF4129 domain-containing protein produces the protein MKQFLFYIAFFICSITVFSQEGKREVQYDDTIIEQKKFDAQKIEEYKQKDEFIYIVEKREPTILEKIWDWLKRTIIKILSYIFDDITPAVGFLRVVLKALPYVIAGLVLYFIIKFFLKVNARNIIDGKKNKPIVHLSKEEELIKDKDLPKLIQKAISEGNYQLAIRYYYLLLLKNLSDKDFISWQQEKTNEDYIKELSSKKQLHSDFKKLTYLYDYVWYGEFSIDKEKFLQAESNFKNTLAKIY
- a CDS encoding DUF4350 domain-containing protein, producing the protein MDKKLKIYIGLLVLIVLGIFYVESVKPKEINWYPSYAAKHKIPYGTYVLHKEMPSLFPKSEVKDVYQNPYVYLKDDKNNGTYFFLDNKVNFDKDELNQLLEFAERGNDVFIATNGIHLDTLQIQTSYLTTSAFEEKAYQKMSNPIFGGKEYHFDRDFSKLYFSEVDTLNTTVLGELVVRNENDSIISKKPNFIKVNHGQGNFYLHTFPQAFTNYNMLLDSNYEYVANVLSYLNNQQKNETGAGGGSNSRSAILWDTYYKTGKSRITSPMHYILSTKSLKWAYYIGLIGVLFFIIFKGKRNQRLIPVITPLKNQTLAFTRTIANMYYEKSDHKNIAEHKINYFLEYIRIKYRLSTLNIDERFYKNLANRSGNSEEKVVTLFKKIEQIQLKSSITEEDLVALNKAIEDFKAYKKQ
- a CDS encoding RDD family protein codes for the protein MDNFQIETAQNIAISQNVAHVTTRIGSYLIDALFIVGYYIIIAIIIGMLDIPMSMEYMSLFVLLGLPVFFYSLLFEILMNGQTPGKYFNQIRVVKLDGSKPTFGSYLIRWLLRFVDFTLASGSVAVLTILLNGKGQRLGDIAAGTTVISEKKRITLKDTIASDVVDNYTPTYSQVTLLSDNDIHTITRVYRDAMKKRNHKVILKLHTKVIELTGITTEQKPAQFIDTVIKDYHYYARQ
- a CDS encoding helix-turn-helix domain-containing protein; this encodes MHFNKILDLNYNIISLIDILGVVQGVILGSLLLFVHQNKRKSTLFLGLFILAYSLEFIPSILTDIKLVEYYPQLTYLPFDFIWLLFPLFYKYVRHISVFPEKSNHIYLYPGILSFIFQLIVFFSPLDIQTTIYESVPYSLFSLLGMLYSIWIAIKTVWWINLHIREVRNQFSKTEKRELQWAKLFVIIGLLYVISSIFAAFFNESFWVNLILSLVNVALLYWVSLRGILQKNISPSFQDVVFNSTVPTTSQLSNVKKTHNIITEKKASHRKVSLEKQEQLVEKVTDYITLNKLYIKEDLTIVEVAEAVKEHPRTVSSAINKVRNVNFNTYINTFRIEKAKELLLSSMAQNLSIEGISNEVGFNSKSAFYAAFKKIVGTTPTLFQKQNN